Proteins encoded by one window of Lepeophtheirus salmonis chromosome 10, UVic_Lsal_1.4, whole genome shotgun sequence:
- the LOC121125446 gene encoding uncharacterized protein, whose product MPLPNYGYNNEETKQNQELIFEMPPKIVESNEGCCEKNNRKKAQITTGKLGIELERKMVINNEDPDNIWKSPNVNPEDLESAKKYSETKDIRDDVKKDLDGFISSNKLKEIRSNRHLQPAPTPLIKDTTTDMQMTTPSYSYSSTKEPLSSSYSPKREPTFPLEVSIPVQREYNVRPYTRENKFTSPSGFAVSSHTYSVQQTRQSINIHPAGTYSKYQTNTYRLN is encoded by the exons ATGCCTTTACCAAATTATGgatataataatgaagaaactaAGCAAAATCAGGAGTTGATCTTTGAAATGCCACCAAAAATTGTAGAGTCAAATGAGGGATGTTGTGAGAAAAACAATCGGAAAAAAGCACAAATTACAACAG gGAAACTAGGGATTGAGTTAGAGAGAAAAATGGTTATAAACAATGAAGATCCAGATAATATATGGAAATCCCCAAATGTAAATCCTGAGGATCTTGAATCTGCAAAGAAATATTCGGAAACCAAG GATATCAGAGATGACGTGAAAAAGGATCTAGATGGATTCATTTCAAGTAATAAGTTGAAGGAAATACGATCAAACCGACATTTACAA CCGGCACCAACTCCATTGATTAAAGACACAACGACTGATATGCAAATGACTACCCCATCTTATTCCTATTCTAGTACGAAGGAGCCTCTATCCTCTTCCTATTCTCCAAAGAGGGAGCCTACATTCCCATTAGAAGTATCCATACCTGTTCAAAGAGAGTATAATGTGAGGCCTTATACAAGAGAAAACAAATTTACATCTCCTAGTGGATTTGCTGTCTCTAGTCATACATATTCTGTGCAACAAACTCGCCAATCTATTAACATACATCCCGCTGGAACTTATTCCAAGTACCAAACTAACACATACCGTTTGAActaa